From Pan troglodytes isolate AG18354 chromosome 1, NHGRI_mPanTro3-v2.0_pri, whole genome shotgun sequence:
CCACCTCCCTTTGAAACTGGCTGAATCCTACACAGGTTTCCACCTAGTACAGATGACACCTCCACCACGACATCTTCCCTAACCACCCTGCCCCCATTTTGGGTAAGGGGGTTTGCTTTAAATGCTCCGAGAACAACCGTTGCACACATATCCTGCACTGCCTGCTCCCTGTCGTAGGCTGGATTTCCTTAGCAATGGGAACTataacttttatttctatatttatttgtatattcccAGCTTcttaacagtgcctggcacactgtagatactcaataagtatttgtgaaTGAGCATATGTGACTAATGAACATTTCCCCAAGAACTTTACTCTATAAAGGTATAACCAACCAAAGTCAATGGGAGCTGAATGAGAGACaagcaaaaatgtgaaaatttgggTGGAAGTCATGTGTGGAGATTATTCAGGGTAGGCATCTATGTAGCACACAGGAGAAACTCCACCTTTATGTAGAGACAGTCATTTTATTCAGCCTCCCCAGAATGACCCCATCAGCCCCATCACTTCCAACATCCTAGAGCACCCCTTGTAGCATCTATCTGCTACCAGCTATGGGTGTGCTTTCACACTTCTGTTATAAGCTTGCTATAAATTTCTGTTATAAATGTACATGTACCTTTCATATATGGCCTCAGAGATCCTCCCGACTCCACTGGCCTAATGTCCACCCCATTAGCCAAGGCAAGACTCTCCCATGGCAAACAACATGTCTCAAAGTCACACTGGTTCTGTTAAAGAGGCGCAGTGAGTGATCCACTGGGAAAATATCTAATTCCAGCTTCTGGTCTCCAGCTATGTAGACTTTCACACTATAGGTCTCAAAGTTGATAGGGAAGAATTACCAATCCTGAAGTGGTCATCAATATTGCCCACAAATACGGCTTCATAATCCTCAGGCCTCTTCAAGTTGGGTGGTCTCTCCTCGGGATCTGATCCATATTCTCCCTGAAACCTCTTTTTGTTGCTCACAATGATTTTCTTCTTGCTGTCACCCTCGAGGAGGCTGATGAAGAGCTGCACCACCCGCAAAGCAGCTTCCCGGAATGGCACCACTATCAGTACCTGTGCAGACAGCAACAGCAGCCTTAGTGGGGTAAGAGGAAGGAACAGGATCTTGAGGTGAAACTGCTGAGGAAGTGGAGCTAAAAAGCTCCACGTAGAGCAGTGGCCCCCAGCCAAGAAACATACCTATGTTACCCGCTTTGCGCAGGGCCTGGCTCAACACCAGAAACTGAGCACCTTTCATAACCCCAGCACCATGACCTGTGGACTTTAGACCCATCAGTCCACGTGAGACATTTCTCAAGCAGAATTTGGAAATACTTTTTACAATAAGCCAATGCCTCTAACAGATACGTCTACCAGTAAAAACTCAAGGACATAAACACGTGAGCTCTTTGAGGGAAAGATTTCTGTGTCTCCCACAGAATTAGTGCAATATTTTTATCCTAAAGACACAGTGAATAAATACATGtcgaataaataaatggaacaagtagagaagaaataaagcGGGTAAGAAAAAGGATTAACACATCATTACATTTTTAGTGCATTCTCTAGTACAGTCTTTCAGAAATGACAATAaagcatttctaaaaaaaatgacCACAATTAATGGGAAAAACAGGACTCAGCTTTCTAagcatattcaaaaatatttaaagttactGTTGAGAATAAAAACTGAAGATGCTTAAAAAATGGCTAATTTCTAATTTCCTATTATAAACAATGGACATAACCCCAGTTAAATCATGTAATTCACCAAATTATAATATGTTTCATAGATAATCTGCCTCTTATTCTTCTATGTAATTCTAAATGGAAACAACCTTATAACCCTGATGTTCAAGCCCCAAGGAGTGCAGTGGACTCAGCTTGGTACAGTTACAGAGATGGTGGACCAAGATTTAAGAGGACTTGGTTATTGTTCCAGCGGTGACAGTAAGCGTCAGGGCTTTGGTTTCCGCCGCTATTACACAAGGGAGTTTGACTAAGAAATCTCTAAAGGCCACATTAGTATCAAATTTCTAGAATCCTATTAAACTCAAtgagaaaattctaaaaagatGAGGCTTCTTCAATACGGAGAGATGCAGTTCAGGGCAGGGGGACAAGTCCTGGTTCTATAACATCATGAATAATGTAGGCAAAATTGAAAGCCATTTCCTGTTAAGGCCTCAAATCCACTAGAGCTTAGACTTATGAATATAAACGCATCACTTTAAGCAGCAATAACTTTACAGTGGCAAATGTAAATTTTTGCTTTCAAAGGCTGACGTATGTATGTGGCTTAGTGAAGAGAATCTATGGTTCTTGTCTCATCTCTGCTGCTCTTTCTCTGGTTCTCTTTAGCAAGGCCCTCTATGAATTTCTACGAATTTGGGGCTGTCCACAGCTGTCATATGGAGGGATTGGATAAAAGGCTCATTAAGGTCCCATCCAGCTTTGACAACCACAAAGAAGAGATTTATAATGGAGTTTTATTTATATACTCTGGGTTTATCTTTAAGGAAAGTGTCATGAAGTGCCTCCTCCTCGCAAGTTTCCAGCTACATCCACTGTCAGAAACAGCCCACTAAGCTGCTGCAGTGCTGCTCTGACACTACCTGGCCTACTTAATATGCTCACATTTGGGCTCATTCATTATGCCAGTCAATTATTAAAACACCCAAGTTCCTGCTAAGTGTCAGGCACCTCTATGGCAGTGCCTTGCAGCCGCCTCCTCGAGAGCAAAGCTTTCCTGCTGGACTCACCTTGGGCCTTGTTAACCCTTGGTCTCTGAAGTCATCATCATCACCCACTCCAAACTTCTGGCTTCGGCGTCTGCTATTGTTGCCAAGCACCTGGGCATTGGCTTTGAGGATGTGATTTATCACATGCAGGCAATACACATGGCGGATCTCTTCCCCGTTCTTCAGAGCAGTCCTTTCCGGGTAGAACAGGTCCCGGTAAGAATTCATAATTAAGAAGAGTTCTTTCTGGAGGGGGGTGAATGGGCTGCTTGATTTTTGGGGACCAGACAGGAACTGGCTGTTGGTCTTAGTCCAGGTGGATTCCAGAGGCTTCTGGAGATGAAGTGACTTTAAGTCAATATCCTTTGGGGGTTTAAATGTTTCCAACTTCTGAAacttagaggaaaagaaaagctggCCCAGAATAGGCCACTAGGGGAGAAACAGATCAAGAGCCAAATTAGAAATGAATAACAGTATATTACATTCACGTAGTACTATATTTAGCGAATTTTTTCATGATTTGtagatcatctcatttaatcctcacaacagccctgcaaGGTAGTTACCATGATACTCATGTTATAGTTTAGGAAGCACTGAGGTTCATACAGAGGTTGTATGACACAAAGTTTACACAGAAGAAAATGGAGCTGAGGGCTAGACCCCAAGGTTTCTGATTTCAAATCTGAGCTCTTCACCCTATCAGTTGTCCCACACTGTTCTGTGGAATATATTCTGGGAAGAGTCAACATTCATTCTAGAAACAAAGGGGTTCCATGGTCAAATACCCTTGATAAACATCACAAAACTTAATTCCTCTGAGGGAGATTGACAATGTACATTCGATACTAAAGGTGTTGACAAGTTCTATGACAAGAAATCTGTCCATTTTGTTTAAATCCTAAGGaatactattttctattttgtgggATACAagtttaagaatttttgcattatAGCTAAATTGCTGATCTAAAAATAGGACAacctcagcaataaaaagaaataaattactgaTAGCTGAAataacttggatgaatctccagggaattatgctgagtgaaaaaaaaaaacaatctcaaAAGGTTACATGCTGTATGagtcatttaacatttttaaaatgacaaaattatagaaatggagaccagattagtggttaccaggggttagaaataggggtggggcagggtgcAGAGGGAGGTAGATATGGTTATAAAAGGGCAACAAGGATCCGTATTTTGCTGGAAATGTTCTGCATCTTGATGGCAGGAGTAGATACAGGAACCTATGCatgataaaattgtatataaatataggCACAGGCATATGCAGTTGAACAGGAGTAAAACCAGATCTGAGTAAGACTGGTAGATTATATCAATGTCAGTTTCCTGGCTGTGACATTATACTACAGTTCTACAAGATTTCACCACTGAGGAAAACTGGGCAAAGGGTACAAGATGTCTTTGTATGaattcttacaactgcatgtatATCTATAATTATTCCcccaataaaaatttcaattaaaaaaaggaTGACCAACTCTCATGAATGGCATCAGTGGTAAGAACAAAGAAGCAAAAACTGCCCAATATCTGGATAATTTATTTGTGGACCTACCTCAGATAtttcaaacaaatgaacaacagTAGTACCTACTGTTTTAATGAACACTGTTTTACTGAACACTATGTATTAGTAAACTATTCTATTttgagataggtattattatcccccTCTAGCAGACTAGAATAGTGAATAGCAAAAAAGCAGATGAACTTGCCTTGGGTCAAAATGTGATAGCTCCTTGAAGTTGTTGGTCTCCAAATCCACTCTTACCCATCATTATATTATCTGGCACCCACACTCCAGCTTCCTGGTGCGTTTTCTAGCTACACCTGTGCCCCACTAGGCTCTTCTAGCCTTCCTTATGCCCTGCTTCCCTATCAAGCCATCTACTGCAGGTGTATATCATACATTCTGGGAAGCCACTAAAACCCAAGACCACTGTTTTATTTAGAGCTTTCTCTATTTGTGACCAGGATGACCAAGCAACACTTACTTTAAGCTCGTGGGTAGTTTTGGGATTTGTGGTAACAGCCTGAATtgctttttctttcagttctttgtTCACATGTTGAAGAAATGGAtctaattcagaaataaaaatgtcagcaCACTATGCAACTACAGAGGGGTTTTCTGGTCTTCCCCTGTGAAAGACATGTTGATCTTCATTGTGTTAACTCATCCTTTTCTCCATTGACTTTCCCCACCCTCTGGCCAAGTCCAGAGCTTAAAAACTTCTGAAAGGttcattttcctaaaatatttctctaattaTATTACTTCCCAGCTTGAAAACTTTTGAAGAAACTTCTCAGCCTGGAATTCAGAGCACTTTAGGATATACCTCCAACCTGCATCTCCGTTATCATTTCTGGACTATATGGCCCtcaaattcttctgcctctgtgCTTTTCCTTCCTTCAACTAAAAATTCCAGCCTCTCCTTCACTTCATTTTTGCATATCCAAATGTTATCAATTTAATGTTACCCACTGAATCACAATAAATACTTCCCAGGCTTACTGTGTTAGGCACAACGTTGGCTCACCTTGTTCCCTAGAGTCATCACTTTCTCAAGTCTCCTACTCTGCCCAACCCACCCATTccaacacatatacatacatacatgtctTATCTAGCAGACTGCAAGGTCTCTAAGAACAGGTTCCATGTCTGATTGATCTTGCACTGGGACACACAGATATGACCAATACTCCACTGAATTGAACAAATGATCCACATGATAGCATCTGCACTCCAAATAATCTTTAGTATTCTGAGCTAGCCACCCAACCTTCTCTCCCAGTCCCACTCATAAGAAACAGAACAAAGTTAAATGACCCATCCAAGCATCCAAACAgtaaaatttcaaatgaaatgCATCTTGTATTAAATATCTAAGAGTGAACAACAGGACATAAGAATTCTAGATGCTAATATATCTGTATGAGCAAAACAACCACAGAAATTATGGGACAGTCAAGCTTCCTAATGTTTCCTCCAAAGTTTCTAAGTTTTAATGGTTCAGAATGGAGTTTGTACTAAAATCTACAAATTCTACCTGTCACTTCTTCTCCTGCAAAATAACCAACAGAACTAAATGAGTCAAATGAGGAttaaaatttctgtttcattAAAGGTAAAGCTGGGTTGAAGAATGGCAATGAGATCAATGAAGGCAATCAGGATACAGAACGAGACCAACCTGACTTGCCCACCCAGACACTGGCTGAGAAACTGGACTTGAGACAGCAGGAACCCATCAAAGCCCGCCATAGGCACGTCTTGACCACGTGACTGCCATTTGGTCACAGGAGTGGTCAAGAGTCTGTGGGAGGCAGGAGACACAGGGTAGGGCTTTTTGGCTTTTGAGGGTCTCCCTGGTAATAAAGACCACTCCGATTAGCCACCCCTGGGTCTTGCAAATCTGAAAAATTACTGCTCCAAAAAGGAACAGCAAGTGAGGGGTAGAGGaagtattttttcctctttttctttctctttccctactTGGGGAGAAAATCAGAAATCTTCCCCTGACTCCAATAATGAAAATGTGAGGCCTGGGAAGCTGGCCTTCCCTACCATCATTCTTGTTTGTTCTCCTAAATGTCCCCTCCAACCCCTAAACACTGAGAAACACAAAATaccttttagaattatttttcccaGCTCTAGATCTAGCCACTAAactgtttttattgctgtttgTTCCAATAATAGATTCAATGTGTATTAGTACACAAATTCCATACTAAGCACCTGGTGAATTCAAATAACACACACTGTGCTATGACCTTGAGAGGCTTTCAAAGAAGAGTTGTCTCCACTTTCCTCTTCCAGAAAATTGGTTTCCAGGCTGAACAGTGACTCGTGTTTTGCATCTGTGAACTCTTTGGGGGATGTTTGTGATGTGCCCGGTGGCTCTTCCCCATCTTCTTTTCCCTCAGGGTCAGCAGATAAAGCTACATCTGCAGTTTtgagaaacattttataaaattatttactcaCAAATTATACTTCTGTTGACAAAATGTATTTCCTTAGGCTATACCAACAATAACGTTCATTGATACTATTTATATTTAGGTAAATTCAGGTAGAAAACATAGATTTCAAAATTAAGCCTAATCATCAACACATGATGCGTGATGGTGGGTTTATGTCTCAATTTGGCTGGGACACAGTGCCCAGATATCTGGCCAAACATTATTTTGGATGTTTCTGCAAGGATATTTTTGGAtgagtgtttatttatttatttatatattgagagagggtctggctctgtcacccaggctgcagtgcagtggtgtcatcttggctcactgcaacctccacctcttgggctcaagtgatttttccacctcaggctcccgagtagctgaaactacaggcatgcaccaccatgcccggctaatttttgtatttttccgtagagatggggtttcgccatgttggccaggctggtctcaaactcctaagctcaatcgatctgcctgcctcagcctcccaaagtgttgggattacaggcgtgaaccagaTCTCTTtctcatatacacatatatcctaccggttctgtttctctggagatttCGAATTAATATACCCACTTCTAGTTCTAGGAACTTATTCTAAAATAGTAACCAGACATAGTACACTAAGATGTACATGAGAGGATGTTCAAAGCAGCACTGATTATAAGAAATAACTGGGGGAAAAAGGGCCTATCAATGGGGTACAATCATATttttacaatggaatactatgtaatTAAGAAGCTAATGTGAATCCACAGTCACAGATGTAGGAAGTTACGGAAATGTATAAGGCCATTATACagatacacataaatatatatacatactcatatataatcataaaaatgtaGTCTGAAAGGTTATATACAATGCTAAAGGTGTTTATCTCTGGGTAGCAGGGATAGAGGGTAACTATATTACCCTCTTAAAtgtttacagtaaatatatattatttttataatgataaaaaaattttcatttttaaaaatccaaaaaagcaaagaaaaataaaaacaaacaaaacaaactcctAAGTGTAAGTCAATGAATTTTTATCTCAGTAAAACTGATCAGTTAAAATACCTGGAATGATATATAATACCAGAAGGTATAAAAAAAATAAGGCTATAAGAAAAATAGGCATTAAAATAATGAGTAAAAAGTCACCCAGCTATATTCagacaatggaatgctattccaGCAACTAAAAAGTAGTAAGCGACTAATACATGTACaacacaaataaattagaaaaacatgAGAAGCAAAaatagctagacacaaaaggagtcatactgtatgattcaatttatatgaatttctagaacaggcaaaactaatctacagTGACAGAAGGTGGGTCAGTGGCTGCCTGATGCCAAGGGTGGGGAACTGATTGCAAAAGGATAAGAAAAATTTTTGgaggtaatggaaatgttctgtatcttgatttggATGTATACCTTTGTCAAAACCTGTCAGACTGTATATTTAAATTGGAtacattttactgtatgtaaatgaTACCTCAATGAAGGTGATTTTgaagttaaagaaaaaagtcaCCTTCAAGTCTGAGTGACACAGAGTCCCTGAAGCCTTCCCTAATTTACACTGGCAGTGTTCAACCACTCTGCCTCTCTTCAACACCTTACATCTAGCTGTTCCATGCAATTGCAAATCTactgtttgaaattttttatatatatttatgtctatCTTCCATCAAACTCGGTCTCCCTAAGAGAAGAACAGTAACCTCTTCAATAAATTCAGACAGTCACAAAGACAGAACTGTGTTCTCCTTCCTCTGTATTAGGAGGTCTTTCACTAGTACTGATGAAGTCCCTGAAATTACAAgcaaaaatgttatttctgcCTAGCTGTGCTAAGAAGGTTCTGTGTTTCCATCAGATTCTCAAAGATATAATCAAACCCAACAAGGGTAAATCCCTATTTTGGATTCATGTCCTTTCATCCAACTCACACAGTATATAAGGTACCATGCTCATGAGATGAACTGTCTATAGTTCTGGCAAAGATGATGAGCCTACAGTAAAGACACTTACTCTCTGGACTTTGAGTAGACTCTGCAGCCATCTCTTCTTCCACACTGACATCACTACCACCATCTTCATCGTTCATTTCTGCATCATCTACAATactgtcttcttcctcttcctcctcctcatcttcctcttcttcctcagaaaCATTCTTTAATGTAGCAAGTAGTCTGTGGTAGCCAGAAACTTGTTCTGGTTCACTTTCTGAGTCGCTTTCAGAATCTGAAGAATCTGAACTCTCTGactaaaaggaaaaggagaatttTAAGAACAAAAACTATATTGTTCTCATTGTTACCCTAAAACTATCATCAAGCCAACATCTATTCAACGAAGCCCAAAttcaaatttacttaaaattgcTAATCTAGCTATGATTCTAGAAGCTCTTCATATTCTCCAAACTGCTACTGCCccacttttaaaacataaaacctCAGGTTATGAGATTTAATTTATGTCCCAGGCATTAGGCCACAGGTTTAATAGAACAACAGGATAattacaaaacaacaaaagaaaacaggtttcttttttttttttttagtttgttgtaATATGATAGGCCCTTTGTTCATTTTGCACTGTATTTGTGACTCCTTTATGCTAACCAAAAAAGATATTCCCTCTTAGGATTCACTAAGAGCCCTCTGATAAGCCTCTGTAACAGGGCCTAATAGGCTAGTCTCCTGGGACAATTTCAAACTGTGGCTTCTGTATTAGATATCACAATGGCATTTTTATAGACATCTGCATTTAAAATTAAGTGATACTGCCAAAATAATAGCTTGCATCTGAaatcaaaaggaatagaaatgtAATCAAGCTTTATTATTAGATATAATCTTAGTGGGAACAACCCAAAACCAACTATTAAAAAGAAGGTAGAAAGCATTACCAGTTGACAAATCTGTGGTTTTGCTTCCTTTCTGGAAACCCTAAAAAGAAACAGGCAATGTTACATTCTAACTACTAGTATGTAGAAATCAGGAAAA
This genomic window contains:
- the UTP25 gene encoding U3 small nucleolar RNA-associated protein 25 homolog, whose product is MGKRGSRSQSQLLNTLTKKQKKHLRDFGEEHPFYDRVSRKEAKPQICQLSESSDSSDSESDSESEPEQVSGYHRLLATLKNVSEEEEEDEEEEEEEDSIVDDAEMNDEDGGSDVSVEEEMAAESTQSPENVALSADPEGKEDGEEPPGTSQTSPKEFTDAKHESLFSLETNFLEEESGDNSSLKASQDPFLQHVNKELKEKAIQAVTTNPKTTHELKWPILGQLFFSSKFQKLETFKPPKDIDLKSLHLQKPLESTWTKTNSQFLSGPQKSSSPFTPLQKELFLIMNSYRDLFYPERTALKNGEEIRHVYCLHVINHILKANAQVLGNNSRRRSQKFGVGDDDDFRDQGLTRPKVLIVVPFREAALRVVQLFISLLEGDSKKKIIVSNKKRFQGEYGSDPEERPPNLKRPEDYEAVFVGNIDDHFRIGVAILQRSIRLYAPFYSSDILIASPLGLRTIIGGEGEKKRDFDFLSSIELLIIDQADIYLMQNWEHVLHLMNHMNLLPLDSHGVDFSRVRMWSLNNWSKYYRQTLLFGALQDAQINSVFNKYCVNMQGQVAVRNVPMTGSISHVLVQLPHVFQRMETENLASVIDARFNFFVNKILPQYRDAVMSHTLIYIPSYFDFVRLRNYFKKEELNFTHICEYTQKSGVSRARHFFLQGEKQFLLFTERFHFYKRYTIKGIRNLIFYELPTYPHFYSEICNMLRATNRGEEATWTCTVLYSKYDAQRLAAVVGVERAAQMLQSNKNVHLFITGEK